A genomic stretch from Anoplolepis gracilipes chromosome 16, ASM4749672v1, whole genome shotgun sequence includes:
- the Gogo gene encoding uncharacterized protein Gogo isoform X2: MNWTSEWTSLGLLIILLLKCGITRSIVDAREPILLKVIPPPSHTALSGDVTVFILDSTETDSSTISTNTVVTNSTNGMKKDEKDKIDPEKNEVNGSHEPLVLRVLYVDGLTSELIGDFPLDTLPHKGENISVIIPCGVFSRGGIYTLRLQYKFSTVAARHNTAIAGLPEIEMSSALDVKWPIPSLLLESQHFGTYPSQPVIATIKYNGISCVPANGIPVAAYSLQLIYCGTTAAACDPQNNSRMQVLYYEEINGFISPKVIELKCDFFGLAGNYALRLKASDVNPSAPTTSAYIKVEWSDEFSFNVHARSIYPCEGTAGISVLFQYPACRLQGDRVRVYGRLRADVSSLAPPSALHYIAELKAAPGKHSLNFDCDIFTEKFIEYCFVYVSQAITGAMAEVKLACIPTFPLLENDAAGWGPWSAWSPCSSSCVGGTRNRYRFCDTPPPKYGAKFCQGKAVETESCGGTGRIDFQEVWNTEGWECRHGTTLAATRPEVTAQIGLQCRCGCIINFHDQILSKILAANTQACPGRSFWLLQAKSNYVIRLQLDQTQFPCPGQYFRARDGDSRSAELLTDIAFDKSAPATGTIFSSGQNLLLEFFSDESTASGDSCVGGFLGHASMFQKLYENKTLLSETSSTPSVERWLFWGPAHLATASLLILIFFISIFLALQFALKYRKYHIAEDLDTLSEHSECSDTMGRAKSMSSTTLISEVASLVGLPRKCTPRLSKRKLAPCAIEDGYDSSETLAEYEDETSLSSTTLKFKDNEESSMERSIIPNKLHVNETLHTVSAIMAVGQPEVKFAQPVKLRTLGSNSPADKPMSDDMRCQSTTTITDSPHIARLHRYTPNTLQSKDSSTSSPLSGVSTLRSGKETKDRRNRERLLQGPGSEFSLTNPETDMELDYYDYNVANAGAAPGSYLGMDPAFLLWIPPLSISEDSEDPSADLPDCFQGTTGSPALFRLPEEATEGATLTPAEYRRMRQKLASSIEETRLSFEQKRQDSTSSSSSSKNDSSSGSALSEDSISSESRTARLNERLLPIHRILEDSRTRVSEESLCGQLVTDRTQCIIPNRLQATKFDFSQEQDASSRNSPQDNYVNITDTVAKSEDKAEKSKQTSKRHAEDAVLQHATSKSYINQKMKDVSQEDKRNRYFKNENTSSKLSNKSSLKTQGYVDEKDLQDVKDSSRSDILLTNLNVSGQCKYRDFMQFTQPQETNKLSDCTNIPMIEFSGPRLNSPAAARRLTTDNLNISLSKKEIQSPDYGVESDIKVDSRDSFYDLIRENEDGIKFADDDDEYIDNRANL, encoded by the exons ATGAATTGGACATCCGAATGGACATCACTGGGATTATTAATCATCCTTCTCCTGAAATGcg GTATCACAAGATCGATAGTAGACGCGAGGGAGCCGATATTGTTAAAAGTTATCCCTCCTCCGTCTCACACAGCCTTGTCCGGTGATGTAACAGTTTTCATCTTAGATTCAACGGAAACAGACTCGTCCACGATATCTACCAATACCGTGGTCACCAACAGCACAAATGGCATGAAGAAAgatgagaaagataaaatcgaTCCGGAGAAGAACGAAGTTAATGGAAGTCACGAACCGCTTGTGCTTag AGTACTATATGTCGATGGCCTTACATCGGAATTGATTGGTGATTTTCCTCTCGATACTTTACCGCATAAGggtgaaaatatttctgtgaTAATACCTTGTGGTGTCTTCTCACGCGGCGGAATTTATACATTACGACTTCAGTACAAGTTCTCAACCGTGGCTGCCAGACACAACACTGCCATTGCTGGGCTGCCCGAAATTGAG ATGAGCAGTGCCTTAGATGTAAAGTGGCCAATCCCTTCTCTGCTCCTGGAATCCCAACACTTCGGTACATATCCTAGTCAACCAGTAATAGCGACCATAAAGTACAATGGAATTTCATGTGTGCCTGCCAATGGCATTCCCGTAGCGGCTTATAGTTTGCAGCTCATATATTGCGGTACCACCGCCGCCGCCTGCGATCCACAAAATAACAGTCGCATGCAA gTACTCTATTACGAGGAGATAAACGGCTTTATCTCGCCAAAGGTCATCGAACTAAAATGCGATTTTTTCGGACTGGCTGGAAATTACGCCCTTAGATTAAAGGCCTCGGACGTTAATCCTTCCGCGCCGACAACCAGCGCGTATATCAAG GTGGAATGGTCCGACGAGTTCAGCTTCAACGTTCACGCAAGATCGATCTATCCCTGCGAAGGAACGGCGGGCATATCGGTCCTCTTCCAGTATCCAGCGTGTCGTCTTCAGGGCGATCGTGTACGTGTCTACGGCCGCCTCCGGGCGGACGTGAGCTCCCTGGCGCCGCCGTCCGCGTTGCATTACATCGCGGAATTGAAGGCGGCGCCGGGTAAGCACTCGTTGAACTTCGATTGCGATATCTTCACCGAGAAGTTCATTGAGTACTGTTTCGTTTACGTGAGCCAGGCGATCACCGGCGCGATGGCGGAAGTAAAGCTCGCGTGCATACCCACCTTCCCGCTTCTAG AAAATGACGCGGCCGGTTGGGGTCCTTGGAGCGCGTGGAGTCCTTGTAGTAGCTCCTGCGTGGGCGGAACACGCAATCGATATCGATTCTGCGATACACCACCCCCGAAATACGGAGCAAAATTTTGTCAG GGAAAAGCAGTCGAGACGGAATCGTGTGGGGGCACCGGTAGAATCGATTTTCAGGAGGTGTGGAACACCGAGGGATGGGAGTGTCGACACGGAACGACATTAGCGGCTACGAGACCGGAAGTTACGGCGCAAATCGGTCTTCAGTGTCGATGCggttgtattataaatttccatGATCAAATTTTGAGCAAGATCCTAGCGGCGAATACACAAGCCTGTCCCGGTCGATCCTTCTGGCTGTTGCag GCAAAGTCGAATTACGTGATTCGACTGCAATTGGATCAAACGCAGTTTCCCTGTCCAGGGCAATATTTCCGTGCCCGCGACGGTGATTCGAGGAGCGCGGAACTTTTGACAGATATCGCGTTTGACAAGAGCGCGCCTGCAACAGGGACGATATTTTCTTCGGGTCAAAACTTGCTGTTGGAATTTTTCAGCGACGAGTCAACCGCTTCAGGGGATTCCTGCGTAGGTGGTTTTCTAGGACATGCAAGCATGTTTC aaaaactATATGAAAACAAGACATTGCTCTCGGAAACAAGTTCCACCCCCAGTGTTGAGCGATGGCTCTTCTGGGGACCTGCGCATTTGGCGACAGCATCTCTTTTGATACTCATAttctttatatctatttttctagCATTGCAATTTGCActgaaatatagaaaatatcataTCGCGGAAGATTTGGATACTCTGAGCGAGCATTCCG AATGTAGCGATACGATGGGACGAGCAAAATCAATGTCTTCTACGACATTAATATCGGAAGTTGCATCTCTAGTGGGATTGCCAAGAAAATGTACACCAAGACTTTCAAAACGTAAGCTGGCTCCTTGTGCGATAGAGGATGGCTACGATAGTTCAGAAACTTTGGCAGa ATACGAGGATGAAACCAGCTTGAGCTCTACTACtttgaaatttaaagataacGAAGAAAGTTCTATGGAAAGAAGCATAATACCGAATAAACTGCATGTTAATGAAACATTGCATACAGTATCAGCCATTATGGCAGTTGGTCAGCCGGAAGTAAAATTTGCCCAACCAGtcaa ATTACGCACTTTGGGATCTAACAGCCCGGCAGACAAGCCGATGTCGGACGATATGAGATGTCAAAGCACAACAACGATCACCGACAGTCCTCACATTGCAAGACTTCATCGTTATACGCCCAATACTTTGCAATCCaag GATTCGTCGACGAGCAGTCCACTGTCGGGCGTTTCTACGTTACGCAGCGGTAAAGAGACAAAGGATCGTCGAAATCGTGAGCGACTGCTTCAAGGACCAGGCTCGGAGTTCAGCCTGACTAATCCGGAGACGGATATGGAACTGGACTATTATGATTACAACGTGGCGAACGCCGGCGCCGCGCCGGGCTCGTATTTAGGTATGGATCCAGCTTTTCTCCTATGGATACCCCCGTTGTCGATCTCTGAGGATTCTGAAGATCCGTCTGCGGATCTACCGGATTGTTTTCAAGGCACGACGGGGAGTCCGGCATTGTTTCGACTGCCGGAGGAGGCCACCGAGGGTGCGACTCTAACTCCGGCCGAGTATCGGCGAATGCGACAAAAGCTTGCGTCTAGTATCGAGGAGACCAGACTGAGCTTTGAGCAGAAGCGTCAAGACTCGACGTCCTCTTCCTCGTCATCGAAGAACGACTCGTCAAGCGGTAGCGCTCTGTCTGAGGATAGTATCAGCAGCGAAAGCAGAACCGCCAGGTTGAACGAACGTCTGCTACCGATCCATCGAATCCTGGAGGACTCCAGGACCCGAGTGAGCGAAGAATCCTTGTGCGGTCAGCTCGTGACCGACAGGACGCAATGCATCATTCCCAATCGCCTTCAAGCCACTAAATTCGATTTCTCCCAGGAGCAAGATGCTTCATCAAGAAATAGTCCGCaagataattatgtaaatatcacCGACACCGTGGCAAAGTCGGAAGATAAAGCAGAGAAATCAAAGCAGACTTCGAAGAGGCATGCCGAAGATGCAGTACTTCAACACGCTACTTcgaaatcatatataaatcaaaagatGAAGGATGTTTCTCAAGAGGACAAAAGGAATCGTTATTTCAAGAACGAGAACACATCCAGTAAGTTGTCCAATAAATCGAGTTTGAAGACACAAGGATATGTAGATGAGAAGGATCTTCAGGATGTCAAAGACAGTTCCAGGTCAGATATCCTTCTGACAAATCTGAATGTAAGTGGCCAATGCAAATATCGAGATTTCATGCAATTTACGCAACCTCAAGAGACCAATAAATTGTCGGATTGCACCAACATTCCGATGATTGAGTTCTCGGGGCCACGATTAAATTCTCCGGCGGCAGCTCGAAGATTGACGACGGATAATCTCAACATCAGTTTGTCCAAGAAGGAGATTCAGAGTCCGGATTACGGGGTCGAGAGCGATATAAAGGTGGACTCGCGCGACTCCTTCTACGATCTGATCCGGGAGAACGAGGACGGCATTAAGTTCGCAGACGACGATGACGAGTATATCGATAACAGAGCGAACCTGTGA
- the Gogo gene encoding uncharacterized protein Gogo isoform X3, which translates to MNWTSEWTSLGLLIILLLKCGITRSIVDAREPILLKVIPPPSHTALSGDVTVFILDSTETDSSTISTNTVVTNSTNGMKKDEKDKIDPEKNEVNGSHEPLVLRVLYVDGLTSELIGDFPLDTLPHKGENISVIIPCGVFSRGGIYTLRLQYKFSTVAARHNTAIAGLPEIEMSSALDVKWPIPSLLLESQHFGTYPSQPVIATIKYNGISCVPANGIPVAAYSLQLIYCGTTAAACDPQNNSRMQVLYYEEINGFISPKVIELKCDFFGLAGNYALRLKASDVNPSAPTTSAYIKVEWSDEFSFNVHARSIYPCEGTAGISVLFQYPACRLQGDRVRVYGRLRADVSSLAPPSALHYIAELKAAPGKHSLNFDCDIFTEKFIEYCFVYVSQAITGAMAEVKLACIPTFPLLENDAAGWGPWSAWSPCSSSCVGGTRNRYRFCDTPPPKYGAKFCQVDFTMKLTNGNHKQANNTLVLKQGKAVETESCGGTGRIDFQEVWNTEGWECRHGTTLAATRPEVTAQIGLQCRCGCIINFHDQILSKILAANTQACPGRSFWLLQAKSNYVIRLQLDQTQFPCPGQYFRARDGDSRSAELLTDIAFDKSAPATGTIFSSGQNLLLEFFSDESTASGDSCVGGFLGHASMFQKLYENKTLLSETSSTPSVERWLFWGPAHLATASLLILIFFISIFLALQFALKYRKYHIAEDLDTLSEHSECSDTMGRAKSMSSTTLISEVASLVGLPRKCTPRLSKRKLAPCAIEDGYDSSETLAEYEDETSLSSTTLKFKDNEESSMERSIIPNKLHVNETLHTVSAIMAVGQPEVKFAQPVKLRTLGSNSPADKPMSDDMRCQSTTTITDSPHIARLHRYTPNTLQSKDSSTSSPLSGVSTLRSGKETKDRRNRERLLQGPGSEFSLTNPETDMELDYYDYNVANAGAAPGSYLGTTGSPALFRLPEEATEGATLTPAEYRRMRQKLASSIEETRLSFEQKRQDSTSSSSSSKNDSSSGSALSEDSISSESRTARLNERLLPIHRILEDSRTRVSEESLCGQLVTDRTQCIIPNRLQATKFDFSQEQDASSRNSPQDNYVNITDTVAKSEDKAEKSKQTSKRHAEDAVLQHATSKSYINQKMKDVSQEDKRNRYFKNENTSSKLSNKSSLKTQGYVDEKDLQDVKDSSRSDILLTNLNVSGQCKYRDFMQFTQPQETNKLSDCTNIPMIEFSGPRLNSPAAARRLTTDNLNISLSKKEIQSPDYGVESDIKVDSRDSFYDLIRENEDGIKFADDDDEYIDNRANL; encoded by the exons ATGAATTGGACATCCGAATGGACATCACTGGGATTATTAATCATCCTTCTCCTGAAATGcg GTATCACAAGATCGATAGTAGACGCGAGGGAGCCGATATTGTTAAAAGTTATCCCTCCTCCGTCTCACACAGCCTTGTCCGGTGATGTAACAGTTTTCATCTTAGATTCAACGGAAACAGACTCGTCCACGATATCTACCAATACCGTGGTCACCAACAGCACAAATGGCATGAAGAAAgatgagaaagataaaatcgaTCCGGAGAAGAACGAAGTTAATGGAAGTCACGAACCGCTTGTGCTTag AGTACTATATGTCGATGGCCTTACATCGGAATTGATTGGTGATTTTCCTCTCGATACTTTACCGCATAAGggtgaaaatatttctgtgaTAATACCTTGTGGTGTCTTCTCACGCGGCGGAATTTATACATTACGACTTCAGTACAAGTTCTCAACCGTGGCTGCCAGACACAACACTGCCATTGCTGGGCTGCCCGAAATTGAG ATGAGCAGTGCCTTAGATGTAAAGTGGCCAATCCCTTCTCTGCTCCTGGAATCCCAACACTTCGGTACATATCCTAGTCAACCAGTAATAGCGACCATAAAGTACAATGGAATTTCATGTGTGCCTGCCAATGGCATTCCCGTAGCGGCTTATAGTTTGCAGCTCATATATTGCGGTACCACCGCCGCCGCCTGCGATCCACAAAATAACAGTCGCATGCAA gTACTCTATTACGAGGAGATAAACGGCTTTATCTCGCCAAAGGTCATCGAACTAAAATGCGATTTTTTCGGACTGGCTGGAAATTACGCCCTTAGATTAAAGGCCTCGGACGTTAATCCTTCCGCGCCGACAACCAGCGCGTATATCAAG GTGGAATGGTCCGACGAGTTCAGCTTCAACGTTCACGCAAGATCGATCTATCCCTGCGAAGGAACGGCGGGCATATCGGTCCTCTTCCAGTATCCAGCGTGTCGTCTTCAGGGCGATCGTGTACGTGTCTACGGCCGCCTCCGGGCGGACGTGAGCTCCCTGGCGCCGCCGTCCGCGTTGCATTACATCGCGGAATTGAAGGCGGCGCCGGGTAAGCACTCGTTGAACTTCGATTGCGATATCTTCACCGAGAAGTTCATTGAGTACTGTTTCGTTTACGTGAGCCAGGCGATCACCGGCGCGATGGCGGAAGTAAAGCTCGCGTGCATACCCACCTTCCCGCTTCTAG AAAATGACGCGGCCGGTTGGGGTCCTTGGAGCGCGTGGAGTCCTTGTAGTAGCTCCTGCGTGGGCGGAACACGCAATCGATATCGATTCTGCGATACACCACCCCCGAAATACGGAGCAAAATTTTGTCAGGTAGATTTTACGATGAAATTGACGAACGGCAATCACAAGCAAGCTAATAACACACTTGTTCTGAAACAGGGAAAAGCAGTCGAGACGGAATCGTGTGGGGGCACCGGTAGAATCGATTTTCAGGAGGTGTGGAACACCGAGGGATGGGAGTGTCGACACGGAACGACATTAGCGGCTACGAGACCGGAAGTTACGGCGCAAATCGGTCTTCAGTGTCGATGCggttgtattataaatttccatGATCAAATTTTGAGCAAGATCCTAGCGGCGAATACACAAGCCTGTCCCGGTCGATCCTTCTGGCTGTTGCag GCAAAGTCGAATTACGTGATTCGACTGCAATTGGATCAAACGCAGTTTCCCTGTCCAGGGCAATATTTCCGTGCCCGCGACGGTGATTCGAGGAGCGCGGAACTTTTGACAGATATCGCGTTTGACAAGAGCGCGCCTGCAACAGGGACGATATTTTCTTCGGGTCAAAACTTGCTGTTGGAATTTTTCAGCGACGAGTCAACCGCTTCAGGGGATTCCTGCGTAGGTGGTTTTCTAGGACATGCAAGCATGTTTC aaaaactATATGAAAACAAGACATTGCTCTCGGAAACAAGTTCCACCCCCAGTGTTGAGCGATGGCTCTTCTGGGGACCTGCGCATTTGGCGACAGCATCTCTTTTGATACTCATAttctttatatctatttttctagCATTGCAATTTGCActgaaatatagaaaatatcataTCGCGGAAGATTTGGATACTCTGAGCGAGCATTCCG AATGTAGCGATACGATGGGACGAGCAAAATCAATGTCTTCTACGACATTAATATCGGAAGTTGCATCTCTAGTGGGATTGCCAAGAAAATGTACACCAAGACTTTCAAAACGTAAGCTGGCTCCTTGTGCGATAGAGGATGGCTACGATAGTTCAGAAACTTTGGCAGa ATACGAGGATGAAACCAGCTTGAGCTCTACTACtttgaaatttaaagataacGAAGAAAGTTCTATGGAAAGAAGCATAATACCGAATAAACTGCATGTTAATGAAACATTGCATACAGTATCAGCCATTATGGCAGTTGGTCAGCCGGAAGTAAAATTTGCCCAACCAGtcaa ATTACGCACTTTGGGATCTAACAGCCCGGCAGACAAGCCGATGTCGGACGATATGAGATGTCAAAGCACAACAACGATCACCGACAGTCCTCACATTGCAAGACTTCATCGTTATACGCCCAATACTTTGCAATCCaag GATTCGTCGACGAGCAGTCCACTGTCGGGCGTTTCTACGTTACGCAGCGGTAAAGAGACAAAGGATCGTCGAAATCGTGAGCGACTGCTTCAAGGACCAGGCTCGGAGTTCAGCCTGACTAATCCGGAGACGGATATGGAACTGGACTATTATGATTACAACGTGGCGAACGCCGGCGCCGCGCCGGGCTCGTATTTAG GCACGACGGGGAGTCCGGCATTGTTTCGACTGCCGGAGGAGGCCACCGAGGGTGCGACTCTAACTCCGGCCGAGTATCGGCGAATGCGACAAAAGCTTGCGTCTAGTATCGAGGAGACCAGACTGAGCTTTGAGCAGAAGCGTCAAGACTCGACGTCCTCTTCCTCGTCATCGAAGAACGACTCGTCAAGCGGTAGCGCTCTGTCTGAGGATAGTATCAGCAGCGAAAGCAGAACCGCCAGGTTGAACGAACGTCTGCTACCGATCCATCGAATCCTGGAGGACTCCAGGACCCGAGTGAGCGAAGAATCCTTGTGCGGTCAGCTCGTGACCGACAGGACGCAATGCATCATTCCCAATCGCCTTCAAGCCACTAAATTCGATTTCTCCCAGGAGCAAGATGCTTCATCAAGAAATAGTCCGCaagataattatgtaaatatcacCGACACCGTGGCAAAGTCGGAAGATAAAGCAGAGAAATCAAAGCAGACTTCGAAGAGGCATGCCGAAGATGCAGTACTTCAACACGCTACTTcgaaatcatatataaatcaaaagatGAAGGATGTTTCTCAAGAGGACAAAAGGAATCGTTATTTCAAGAACGAGAACACATCCAGTAAGTTGTCCAATAAATCGAGTTTGAAGACACAAGGATATGTAGATGAGAAGGATCTTCAGGATGTCAAAGACAGTTCCAGGTCAGATATCCTTCTGACAAATCTGAATGTAAGTGGCCAATGCAAATATCGAGATTTCATGCAATTTACGCAACCTCAAGAGACCAATAAATTGTCGGATTGCACCAACATTCCGATGATTGAGTTCTCGGGGCCACGATTAAATTCTCCGGCGGCAGCTCGAAGATTGACGACGGATAATCTCAACATCAGTTTGTCCAAGAAGGAGATTCAGAGTCCGGATTACGGGGTCGAGAGCGATATAAAGGTGGACTCGCGCGACTCCTTCTACGATCTGATCCGGGAGAACGAGGACGGCATTAAGTTCGCAGACGACGATGACGAGTATATCGATAACAGAGCGAACCTGTGA